One region of Lagopus muta isolate bLagMut1 chromosome 13, bLagMut1 primary, whole genome shotgun sequence genomic DNA includes:
- the SASH3 gene encoding SAM and SH3 domain-containing protein 3 isoform X2, with product MGRDGHGGNLALSGTRGAQQQRWGWVRGCENGAAPGLWAGRPLRGELPSSRPRLRAPKLSGSELSCDRRLPVRFPAAVPTLRSVPRQALRRAPAPSTMLRRKPSNAGEKEPGHRKLSLQRSSSFKDFAKSKVSSPVTSEKEFNLEENIPEDEPSGAGPEEAARGSSGGMKLGKKWRAVISRTMNRKMGRMAVRALAEGKAEVEEEGCPSPLPSAGAEEPSHEKMPLSYVEMEEDAHPSVSRQLSSGSEGLSPGFTSQDSPRLEDSSPAYTGPFCGRARVHTDFTPSPYDKDSLKLRKGDIIGIIEKPPVGTWTGLLNNKVGSFKFIYVDVIPEEAAPTRKSRGQAKSKRLKPKTLHELLERINLQEHTSTLLLNGYQTLEDFKELRETHLNELNITDPQHRAKLLTAAELLLDYDTASSDAEEGDGTTEQHSPSEPKGDIPRDSGCFEGSETLDSSREEAELPSPEGQLQAVSLAESS from the exons ATGGGACGTGATGGGCACGGTGGGAACCTCGCCCTCTCGGGGACGCGCGGAGCCCAACAGCAGCGGTGGGGATGGGTGCGAGGGTGTGAAAACGGCGCCGCTCCGGGGCTCTGGGCAGGGCGGCCGCTTCGAGGAGAGCTTCCTTCCTCCCGGCCCAGGCTGCGCGCCCCGAAGCTGAGCGGCTCGGAGCTCTCATGTGACCGCCGGCTTCCTGTGCGCTTCCCAGCTGCGGTGCCGACGCTTCGGTCTGTGCCCCGCCAGGCGCTGCGCCGTGCTCCGGCACCCAGCACCATGCTGCGCCGAAAGCCCTCCAACGCCGGCGAGAAGGAGCCGGGCCACAGGAAG ctctccctgcagcgTTCCAGCAGCTTCAAGGACTTTGCCAAATCCAAAGTCAGCTCCCCGGTGACAAGCGAGAAGGAGTTCAACCTGGAGGAGAAT ATCCCCGAGGATGAGCCCAGCGGTGCAGGCCCTGAAGAGGCGGCTCGGGGCAGCAGCGGTGGGATGAAGCTGGGCAAGAAGTGGCGGGCCGTCATCTCCCGCACCATGAACCGCAAGATGGGCCGCATGGCTGTGCGAGCGCTGGCTGAAGGGAAG gcggaggtggaggaagagggGTGTCCGTCTCCCCTGCCCTCAGCTGGCGCAGAGGAGCCGAGCCACGAGAAGATGCCGCTGTCCTACGTGGAGATGGAGGAGGACGCGCACCCGTCTGTCAGCCGCCAGCTGTCCAGCG GCAGTGAGGGGCTCAGCCCCGGCTTCACCAGCCAGGACAGCCCGCGCTTGGAGGACAGCAGCCCAGCCTACACCGGGCCCTTCTGCGGCAGAGCCCGCGTGCACACCGACTTCACACCCAGCCCTTATGACAAGGACTCTCTGAAGCTGCGG AAAGGGGATATCATCGGCATCATCGAAAAGCCACCTGTGGGCACCTGGACGGGGCTGCTTAACAACAAAGTGGGCTCCTTCAAGTTCATCTACGTGGATGTCATCCCTGAGGAGGCAGCCCCCACCCGCAAGAGCCGAGGCCAGGCCAAGAGCAAGCGGCTCAAGCCCAAGACCCtccatgagctgctggagcgcATCAACCTGCAG gAGCACACCTCCACGCTACTGCTGAACGGCTACCAGACTCTGGAGGACTTCAAGGAGCTGCGGGAGACCCACCTCAACGAGCTGAACATCACCGACCCCCAGCACCGCGCCaagctgctcacagctgctgagctcctcCTGGATTATGACA cagcaagcagtgaTGCGGAGGAAGGGGACGGCACCACTGAGCAGCATTCGCCCTCGGAGCCCAAGGGGGACATTCCCCGGGACTCGGGCTGCTTCGAGGGATCCGAGACCCTGGATAGCAGCCGTGAGGAGGCCGAGCTGCCGAGCCCTGaggggcagctgcaggctgtgtcCCTGGCGGAGTCCTCCTGA
- the SASH3 gene encoding SAM and SH3 domain-containing protein 3 isoform X3: MGRDGHGGNLALSGTRGAQQQRWGWVRGCENGAAPGLWAGRPLRGELPSSRPRLRAPKLSGSELSCDRRLPVRFPAAVPTLRSVPRQALRRAPAPSTMLRRKPSNAGEKEPGHRKLSLQRSSSFKDFAKSKVSSPVTSEKEFNLEENIPEDEPSGAGPEEAARGSSGGMKLGKKWRAVISRTMNRKMGRMAVRALAEGKQAEVEEEGCPSPLPSAGAEEPSHEKMPLSYVEMEEDAHPSVSRQLSSGSEGLSPGFTSQDSPRLEDSSPAYTGPFCGRARVHTDFTPSPYDKDSLKLRKGDIIGIIEKPPVGTWTGLLNNKVGSFKFIYVDVIPEEAAPTRKSRGQAKSKRLKPKTLHELLERINLQEHTSTLLLNGYQTLEDFKELRETHLNELNITDPQHRAKLLTAAELLLDYDTSSDAEEGDGTTEQHSPSEPKGDIPRDSGCFEGSETLDSSREEAELPSPEGQLQAVSLAESS, from the exons ATGGGACGTGATGGGCACGGTGGGAACCTCGCCCTCTCGGGGACGCGCGGAGCCCAACAGCAGCGGTGGGGATGGGTGCGAGGGTGTGAAAACGGCGCCGCTCCGGGGCTCTGGGCAGGGCGGCCGCTTCGAGGAGAGCTTCCTTCCTCCCGGCCCAGGCTGCGCGCCCCGAAGCTGAGCGGCTCGGAGCTCTCATGTGACCGCCGGCTTCCTGTGCGCTTCCCAGCTGCGGTGCCGACGCTTCGGTCTGTGCCCCGCCAGGCGCTGCGCCGTGCTCCGGCACCCAGCACCATGCTGCGCCGAAAGCCCTCCAACGCCGGCGAGAAGGAGCCGGGCCACAGGAAG ctctccctgcagcgTTCCAGCAGCTTCAAGGACTTTGCCAAATCCAAAGTCAGCTCCCCGGTGACAAGCGAGAAGGAGTTCAACCTGGAGGAGAAT ATCCCCGAGGATGAGCCCAGCGGTGCAGGCCCTGAAGAGGCGGCTCGGGGCAGCAGCGGTGGGATGAAGCTGGGCAAGAAGTGGCGGGCCGTCATCTCCCGCACCATGAACCGCAAGATGGGCCGCATGGCTGTGCGAGCGCTGGCTGAAGGGAAG CAGgcggaggtggaggaagagggGTGTCCGTCTCCCCTGCCCTCAGCTGGCGCAGAGGAGCCGAGCCACGAGAAGATGCCGCTGTCCTACGTGGAGATGGAGGAGGACGCGCACCCGTCTGTCAGCCGCCAGCTGTCCAGCG GCAGTGAGGGGCTCAGCCCCGGCTTCACCAGCCAGGACAGCCCGCGCTTGGAGGACAGCAGCCCAGCCTACACCGGGCCCTTCTGCGGCAGAGCCCGCGTGCACACCGACTTCACACCCAGCCCTTATGACAAGGACTCTCTGAAGCTGCGG AAAGGGGATATCATCGGCATCATCGAAAAGCCACCTGTGGGCACCTGGACGGGGCTGCTTAACAACAAAGTGGGCTCCTTCAAGTTCATCTACGTGGATGTCATCCCTGAGGAGGCAGCCCCCACCCGCAAGAGCCGAGGCCAGGCCAAGAGCAAGCGGCTCAAGCCCAAGACCCtccatgagctgctggagcgcATCAACCTGCAG gAGCACACCTCCACGCTACTGCTGAACGGCTACCAGACTCTGGAGGACTTCAAGGAGCTGCGGGAGACCCACCTCAACGAGCTGAACATCACCGACCCCCAGCACCGCGCCaagctgctcacagctgctgagctcctcCTGGATTATGACA caagcagtgaTGCGGAGGAAGGGGACGGCACCACTGAGCAGCATTCGCCCTCGGAGCCCAAGGGGGACATTCCCCGGGACTCGGGCTGCTTCGAGGGATCCGAGACCCTGGATAGCAGCCGTGAGGAGGCCGAGCTGCCGAGCCCTGaggggcagctgcaggctgtgtcCCTGGCGGAGTCCTCCTGA
- the SASH3 gene encoding SAM and SH3 domain-containing protein 3 isoform X1, giving the protein MGRDGHGGNLALSGTRGAQQQRWGWVRGCENGAAPGLWAGRPLRGELPSSRPRLRAPKLSGSELSCDRRLPVRFPAAVPTLRSVPRQALRRAPAPSTMLRRKPSNAGEKEPGHRKLSLQRSSSFKDFAKSKVSSPVTSEKEFNLEENIPEDEPSGAGPEEAARGSSGGMKLGKKWRAVISRTMNRKMGRMAVRALAEGKQAEVEEEGCPSPLPSAGAEEPSHEKMPLSYVEMEEDAHPSVSRQLSSGSEGLSPGFTSQDSPRLEDSSPAYTGPFCGRARVHTDFTPSPYDKDSLKLRKGDIIGIIEKPPVGTWTGLLNNKVGSFKFIYVDVIPEEAAPTRKSRGQAKSKRLKPKTLHELLERINLQEHTSTLLLNGYQTLEDFKELRETHLNELNITDPQHRAKLLTAAELLLDYDTASSDAEEGDGTTEQHSPSEPKGDIPRDSGCFEGSETLDSSREEAELPSPEGQLQAVSLAESS; this is encoded by the exons ATGGGACGTGATGGGCACGGTGGGAACCTCGCCCTCTCGGGGACGCGCGGAGCCCAACAGCAGCGGTGGGGATGGGTGCGAGGGTGTGAAAACGGCGCCGCTCCGGGGCTCTGGGCAGGGCGGCCGCTTCGAGGAGAGCTTCCTTCCTCCCGGCCCAGGCTGCGCGCCCCGAAGCTGAGCGGCTCGGAGCTCTCATGTGACCGCCGGCTTCCTGTGCGCTTCCCAGCTGCGGTGCCGACGCTTCGGTCTGTGCCCCGCCAGGCGCTGCGCCGTGCTCCGGCACCCAGCACCATGCTGCGCCGAAAGCCCTCCAACGCCGGCGAGAAGGAGCCGGGCCACAGGAAG ctctccctgcagcgTTCCAGCAGCTTCAAGGACTTTGCCAAATCCAAAGTCAGCTCCCCGGTGACAAGCGAGAAGGAGTTCAACCTGGAGGAGAAT ATCCCCGAGGATGAGCCCAGCGGTGCAGGCCCTGAAGAGGCGGCTCGGGGCAGCAGCGGTGGGATGAAGCTGGGCAAGAAGTGGCGGGCCGTCATCTCCCGCACCATGAACCGCAAGATGGGCCGCATGGCTGTGCGAGCGCTGGCTGAAGGGAAG CAGgcggaggtggaggaagagggGTGTCCGTCTCCCCTGCCCTCAGCTGGCGCAGAGGAGCCGAGCCACGAGAAGATGCCGCTGTCCTACGTGGAGATGGAGGAGGACGCGCACCCGTCTGTCAGCCGCCAGCTGTCCAGCG GCAGTGAGGGGCTCAGCCCCGGCTTCACCAGCCAGGACAGCCCGCGCTTGGAGGACAGCAGCCCAGCCTACACCGGGCCCTTCTGCGGCAGAGCCCGCGTGCACACCGACTTCACACCCAGCCCTTATGACAAGGACTCTCTGAAGCTGCGG AAAGGGGATATCATCGGCATCATCGAAAAGCCACCTGTGGGCACCTGGACGGGGCTGCTTAACAACAAAGTGGGCTCCTTCAAGTTCATCTACGTGGATGTCATCCCTGAGGAGGCAGCCCCCACCCGCAAGAGCCGAGGCCAGGCCAAGAGCAAGCGGCTCAAGCCCAAGACCCtccatgagctgctggagcgcATCAACCTGCAG gAGCACACCTCCACGCTACTGCTGAACGGCTACCAGACTCTGGAGGACTTCAAGGAGCTGCGGGAGACCCACCTCAACGAGCTGAACATCACCGACCCCCAGCACCGCGCCaagctgctcacagctgctgagctcctcCTGGATTATGACA cagcaagcagtgaTGCGGAGGAAGGGGACGGCACCACTGAGCAGCATTCGCCCTCGGAGCCCAAGGGGGACATTCCCCGGGACTCGGGCTGCTTCGAGGGATCCGAGACCCTGGATAGCAGCCGTGAGGAGGCCGAGCTGCCGAGCCCTGaggggcagctgcaggctgtgtcCCTGGCGGAGTCCTCCTGA
- the APLN gene encoding apelin, with protein sequence MTGRERGRAGLSPPTNAAIPERGHRLLRVRVLACLCPRAGRSMAARRWLLALLLLFCLALSAASAGPLGVGLDGMNPEDGLIRTLVRPRGARRGNVRRPGGWRRLRRPRPRLSHKGPMPF encoded by the exons ATGACCgggcgggagcggggccgggccgggctcTCACCGCCTACAAATGCGGCGATCCCGGAGCGGGGCCACCGCCTCCTGCGTGTCCGTGTCCTCGCGTGTCTGTGTCCCCGCGCAGGGCGGAGCATGGCGGCGCGCCGCTGGCTGctggcgctgctgctgctcttctgcctcGCGCTGAGCGCCGCGTCCGCGG GGCCGCTGGGAGTGGGGCTGGACGGGATGAATCCCGAGGACGGCCTCATCCGAACGCTGGTGCGGCCACGGGGTGCGCGGCGTGGCAACGTGCGGCGGCCAGGAGGGTGGAGGAGGCTCCGCCGTCCCCGGCCACGGCTGTCCCATAAGGGCCCCATGCCCTTCTGA
- the XPNPEP2 gene encoding xaa-Pro aminopeptidase 2, whose amino-acid sequence MPPSRWTAAWLLLLQGCSVGRSQLAASPRTDIRDCSVDPPYLPPTATNSSAQLSALRDAMRAHNIHAYVVPSTDAHMSEYIADRDARLGWLTGFTGSAGTGVVTENRAALWTDSRYWTQAERQLDCNWELQRTTWIESIGTWIMELVPAGGNVSLDPFLFSIDTWKSYQEALQGSGITLLPMETNLVDQVWGNQRPPLPSGNIYNLPEEFTGSSWQEKVAGIRQQMEEHTRSPTALLLSGLEETAWLFNLRGDDIPYNPVFYSYTLLTTTNISLFVDSARLTAEAQQSLRSGCPGPLCVELWDYGQVSTHLHHYAQGNVTIWLGTEYTTYGLYSIIPQEKLLEDSYSPVMHAKAVKNAKEQELLRAAHVRDAVAVIQYLLWLEKMVPQGLVDEFSGARHIDALRWAQQHSHGPSFESISASGLNAALAHYSPANGSSRQLSVDEMYLADTGGQYLDGTTDITRTVHWGTPTSLQKEAYTRVLMGNIDLSRLVFPSDTAGRTVETFARRALWEVGLNYGHGTGHGIGNFLSVHEWPVGFQSNNVPLTAGMFTSIEPGYYQDGEFGIRIEDIVLVVEAQTKHLTGEKPFLTFEVVSLVPYDRNLIDVSLLSQEHIQYLNAYYETIRARVGPELQRQQLEEEYSWLQRNTEPFPLSSAASTTTAMLAITSFISVLLAKLQA is encoded by the exons ATGCCGCCCTCCCGCTGgacagcagcctggctgctcctgctgcagg GTTGCTCCGTGGGACGCTCGCAGCTCGCCGCCTCCCCCAGGACCGACATCAGGGACTGCTCCGTGGACCCCCCG TACCTGCCTCCCACGGCCACCAACAGCTCGGCACAGCTCAGCGCTCTGCGGGATGCCATGCGTGCCCATAACATCCATGCCTACGTCGTGCCCTCCACGGATGCCCACATG agCGAGTACATTGCAGACAGGGACGCCCGCCTGGGCTGGCTCACCGGTTTCACCGGCTCTGCAG GCACCGGTGTGGTGACGGAgaacagagcagccctgtggacCGACAGCCGCTACTGGACGCAGGCAGAGAGGCAGCTGGACTGCaactgggagctgcagaggacCA CGTGGATTGAGTCCATCGGGACGTGGATCATGGAGTTGGTTCCTGCAGGGGGGAACGTCAGCCTGGaccccttcctcttctccatcg ACACATGGAAGAGCTACCAGGAGGCCCTGCAGGGCTCCGGCATCACCCTGCTGCCCATGGAGACCAACCTTGTGGACCAAGTGTGGGGCAACCAGAGACCCCCTTTACCTTCCGGCAACATCTACAACCTCCCAGAGGAGTTCACAG ggagcagctggcaggagAAGGTGGCTGGGATCCGGCAGCAGATGGAGGAGCACACGCGGagtcccacagctctgctgctctcagggctgGAGGAGACGGCCT GGCTCTTCAACCTCCGCGGAGATGACATCCCCTACAACCCCGTCTTCTATTCCTACACCCTCCTGACCACCACCAACATCAG CCTGTTTGTGGACTCGGCACGGCTGACAGCGGAGGCTCAGCAGTCGTTGCGCTCCGGCTGCCCGGGGCCGCTCTGCGTGGAGCTGTGGGACTACGGGCAGGTGAGCACCCACCTCCATCACTACGCTCAGGGCAACGTCACCATCTGGCTGGGCACTGAATACACCACCTACGGCCTCTACAGCATCATCCCCCAG gagaagctgctggagGACAGCTACTCTCCGGTGATGCACGCCAAGGCTGTGAAGAACGCCAAGGAGCAGGAACTGCTGCGAGCAGCCCAC GTTCGGGATGCGGTGGCTGTCATCCAATACCTGCTGTGGCTGGAGAAGATGGTGCCGCAGGGGCTGGTGGATGAGTTTTCGGGTGCCCGCCACATCGATGCCCTCCGCTG ggcacagcagcacagccacggGCCCAGCTTTGAGTCCATCTCCGCCAGCGGGCTCAACGCGGCGCTGGCACACTAcag CCCAGCCAATGGCAGCAGCCGGCAGCTGTCAGTGGATGAGATGTACCTGGCAGACACAGGCGGGCAGTATCT GGATGGCACCACGGACATCACACGCACCGTGCACTGGGGCACACCGACCTCGCTGCAGAAG GAAGCCTACACCCGTGTGCTGATGGGCAATATTGACCTCTCCCGCCTCGTCTTCCCATCTGACACAGCTG GGAGAACAGTGGAGACCTTTGCCCGCCGGGCGCTGTGGGAAGTGGGGCTCAACTATGGCCATGGAACCGGGCACGGCATCGGCAACTTCCTCTCGGTGCACGAGT GGCCGGTGGGCTTCCAGTCCAACAACGTGCCGCTGACTGCAGGCATGTTCACATCCATCG AGCCTGGCTACTACCAGGATGGAGAGTTCGGCATCCGCATCGAGGACATCGTGCTGGTGGTGGAGGCACAGACCAAG CACCTTACAGGGGAGAAGCCCTTCCTGACCTTTGAGGTGGTGTCCCTGGTGCCCTACGACCGCAACCTCATCGACGTCAGCCTCCTGTCACAGGAGCAC ATCCAGTACCTGAACGCCTACTATGAGACCATCCGTGCACGTGTGGGGCCGGAGCTGCAGcggcagcagctggaggaggagtacagctggctgcagagaaACACTGAGCCCTTCCCACTGAGCAGCGCTGCCTCCACCACCACCGCCATGCTGGCCATCACCTCcttcatctctgtgctgctggccaAGCTGCAGGCCTGA